The following is a genomic window from Chaetodon trifascialis isolate fChaTrf1 chromosome 13, fChaTrf1.hap1, whole genome shotgun sequence.
TGATACTTGGTAAAAGACAGTGCATTCACCCAAACGTTCAGGCGAGGTTTATGCCTGCCACAATTTAAAACCCTTTTTAATACACAATATTTTTCAGAGATTATATCTTCAATAATTTGAATCCAATGAAGACACAATTCATATCATTAGAACTTTGTTTTACTATATTGTCATTAATTACACACCAACAACCACGCATGGGGGCCCGCAAGAGGAATTATAATTGCTGACAAAATCATTAACAAGCACTAAGCACTAACAACAAATACATTATAGTGAGTTATAAATCATGTATAGAATGTTTATAAATGGCCTTACAGCACAGTAAGGGGCATTAAGCTTAAGTGATACCAATATTGCATAAATTCACAAAGTTACGGTCTATCACGCATGAGTAAATGTATGAGTCTTCAAATTCTTTGCTTCCAAATTCTTTGCATCTTAATTTAGATTACATAGCTTTTCTCAAAAGGCAAAATTCTTAAGTTggtatatacattttttttctctttatcctTAAAAATGAGACTTGGCCCATTCTATGCCATTAGCCTTTATCCTACATTTACCCTAGAACCAAAGACAAGATGTGGTTTAATTAAGTATGGAAGAAGCCTGATCggcaattattattattattattttacctATGTATTTAGCACAACTGCACGCACAGTGTTGCTGCACTTTATAGCCTGCTGCATGTTTAGaatacaaaaagaaatgcaaagttAATTTTCCATTCGCTCATCTTCTGCATTAACCCATCCTCAGACTCTGAACGGTGGACAGATGCTCCAGGTTTGGCTTTAAAGGCTCATGCTTTGGTCAAGAACAGGAGgatgaaatgacagcaaaacCTGACCTTGATCACtcgaccaccaccaccaccaccaccaccaccatcatcatcctcatcatcctcatcatcatcatcatcatcatcatcctcatcatcctcatcaccaccaccatcattgCCGTAGTCATGGTCATGATGTAGTTTATGAATTAAATGTTAATCCTCTTACAGGATTAACATCCTAACATCCACACCGGCCATCTGCAGGCTGGTCTAACACTTTGCACACAGCTGGACGCTCGTCTTCCACCTGTCTCACTTGTATCCTTGCCCTCAGGTCTCCATGACAACCCCTGGGTGTGTGACTGTCGGCTCTACGACTTGGTCCAGTTCCAGAAGTTCCCGACTCTTTCAGTGGCATTCATCGACACAAGGCTTCGGTGTTCAGCTCCAGAGAGTGTTTCAGGAGTCTTGTTCAGTGATGCGGAGCTGCGACGCTGTCAACTTCCACGCATCCACACAGCTGTCGCACGAGTCCGCAGCGCCGTAGGGAACAATGTGCTCCTCCGCTGTGGCACCATTGGAGTCCCCATCCCAGATCTTATGTGGCGCAGGGCAGACGGTCGAGTCCTTAATGGAACGGGTGAGTCAGCAGATCTTTgaatgtctctctctgtgttgcgTCTGACATAAGATGCTTTTGTCTGCACTGTAGTGCTGCTGTTAATTAAACAGAAAGCTACCAGTGGAGACAGTAAGCTTGTaagtctgactgacagctgtagCTACAAACAGTGAGTTATGTAACTATGATGATGAGCAGTGCACCACTGCTTAATCACCTGCTTGGTGTCTCTTTGCGTATGTCTGAAAAAGGCTTTTTCAGATGCACATCATATTTTACTTGTCTTTTTCATATGTTGACCTTTATTGTCTGATGACCAtgttctgtcctctctgtcaccaCAGTCCAGCAGGAAACCTCAAAGGAAGGAATCACCTGGTCCATTCTCAGTGTCCCAGCTGTGTCGTATCGTGATTCAGGGAAATACATCTGCAAGGCCACTAACTACGCTGGGAATGCTGAAGCTGTGATTTCTCTCATTGTCTCTAACTCACCAAAACCAGAGGGGAACCAAACCAGCAACGACAAGAAAGCCAAAGTCAAGAAACCCAACCAGATGGGCAAAGCTGCTTACCAGGAGAAACTGGTGGCCAGGTATGTGGTTCCAACCTCCAGCCCTTCATCCTTGCCTGCTCTGGATCCAGGCCTTCCACCTGGTCTTGGTCCTGATCCTGGACTAGCCAGTTACAGCCTGGCTGACAAAGTCACCCCAGGGCCTGCCACCTCCTCCAACCCAGACGCACTCCTGGATCTGGAGAAGACTAATCTAAGCAACTTGGCGGCCAACACCTCGTCGCTGCAGCAGGACCCAGACAGAGTGGTCCGCTCAGTAAAGGTGGTGGGGGACACAGACAATACCATTTCTCTAAACTGGAGGGCCCCTAAGGCTAAGAACACAACAGCCTTTAGTGTACTGTATGCTGTGTTTGGAGAGAGGGACATGAGGAAGATCAATGTTGGGGCAGGGCAGAACCGTGTGACCATCGAAGGGCTGGTGCCCAGGACCAAGTacattgcctgtgtgtgtgtgagggggctGATCCCCAAGAAGGAACAGTGTGTCATATTTTCCACTGATGAAGCAGCCAGTGCCACTGGTACCCAGAAGCTGATTAATGTGATTGTGATCACAGTGGCCTGTATCATTGCCGTTCCGCTCACTGTCATCGTGTGCTGTGGGGCACTGAAGCGACGCATTCAGAAGTACTGGGGAAAGAAATCCAAGGACATCCAAGATTCATATGTGACCTTCGAAACACTGTCGCCTGGCACGAAGGCCAAAGGGCTTGAGGGCGAGTATTTGAACAGACTGAACCCGGAGGAGTCCAACAGGCTGCTGTCAGCCCGCTCCAGCCTGGACTCTGAGGCTACAGCTAAGATAGAGGGACAGCCTAACGAGTACTTCTGCTGACATCATGCTCCAGCTCCGGCTCCTGCTCCACACCATCTCCCTCGCACTCACCCGCATCCACGTCCCAGTCCTAACCCCAATACCCATTTGCACCCTCAACACCACCCTCACTCCCATCTCCACCCAGATCCATATCCCCATCACTACCCGTACTCTCACCCTCAGCAACATCCTGAGGTCAGTCCCCCGCCCACGCGCTCCCATACGCCCACACCATGGGATTCCCCGCCACCCGTCCCTCCTCGCTGGATCACGCCACCAACTCCACCACCACAGAGAGCCAACTTCTATCAAAGGACTTTTGCACGCTGCACTATAATGGA
Proteins encoded in this region:
- the lrit1a gene encoding leucine-rich repeat, immunoglobulin-like domain and transmembrane domain-containing protein 1a: MFLVLLLGLYVAIGELVSPVSSCPSQCSCFYHNLSDGSKARSVICNDPEISLVPVGFPVDTSKLRIEKTAIQRIPSEAFNYLSSLEFLWMSFNTLSALSPDSFRGLFNLEELRLDGNSLTAFPWESLMDMPSLRLLDLHNNQLTSLPAEATTYIKNLTYLDLSSNSLLTLPAEVLSTWLAAKPVQGPESSKMILGLHDNPWVCDCRLYDLVQFQKFPTLSVAFIDTRLRCSAPESVSGVLFSDAELRRCQLPRIHTAVARVRSAVGNNVLLRCGTIGVPIPDLMWRRADGRVLNGTVQQETSKEGITWSILSVPAVSYRDSGKYICKATNYAGNAEAVISLIVSNSPKPEGNQTSNDKKAKVKKPNQMGKAAYQEKLVARYVVPTSSPSSLPALDPGLPPGLGPDPGLASYSLADKVTPGPATSSNPDALLDLEKTNLSNLAANTSSLQQDPDRVVRSVKVVGDTDNTISLNWRAPKAKNTTAFSVLYAVFGERDMRKINVGAGQNRVTIEGLVPRTKYIACVCVRGLIPKKEQCVIFSTDEAASATGTQKLINVIVITVACIIAVPLTVIVCCGALKRRIQKYWGKKSKDIQDSYVTFETLSPGTKAKGLEGEYLNRLNPEESNRLLSARSSLDSEATAKIEGQPNEYFC